Proteins from one Oncorhynchus gorbuscha isolate QuinsamMale2020 ecotype Even-year linkage group LG18, OgorEven_v1.0, whole genome shotgun sequence genomic window:
- the LOC124002400 gene encoding N-acetylmuramoyl-L-alanine amidase-like, with amino-acid sequence MTTVVLWLFIVAGTCHSVLCSEDHLRDMDSFISAVEQAEGSNPDLSPLALVRRLRRTAGHEDPLTLHFLGASNNISHTHTSVFNTTLFGFFDKAIHHFVTDRGEERGVVLTQDGTTVAIAPMLLGIEVGLKAKLEGTPPLGMFPLTLAKNLGLSFLSLQDFPPAQRLGPDGCWDNLTNPRVFKLSRVPTLATDALVNGGMDGSILGMDLATLAPSEQPGKLSEVLKGYYNHVLEGQDLGVVSSHISPKRREISQALLGTLDTQRQVMETLYLVWRLEDTQWIAKDTGVEKAVRDGMLEFVHRYWDCPPIIPRCQWGAAPYRGSPFPLALPLPFLYIHHTYEPDRPCHSFRQCSRSMRAMQRFHQEDRGWADIGYSFVVGSDGYIYEGRGWHHLGTHTKGQNPYGYGVAFIGNYSSSLPSRHALDLVRQHLAKCAVDGGRLQANFTLHGHRQLVDTSCPGDALYSEIRGWEHFGETSSSRNKDQ; translated from the exons AGGACCACCTGCGCGACATGGACAGTTTCATAAGTGCTGTAGAGCAGGCTGAGGGCTCTAACCCAGACCTGTCCCCACTAGCCCTTGTGAGGAGGCTCCGCAGGACGGCCGGACACGAGGACCCACTCACCCTGCACTTCCTGGGGGCCTCCAACAACATCAGCCACACCCACACCTCCGTGTTCAACACCACTCTCTTTGGCTTCTTCGACAAAGCCATCCACCATTTTGTGACGGACcgtggtgaggagagaggggttgtTCTGACCCAAGATGGCACCACAGTGGCCATCGCTCCCATGCTTCTAGGCATTGAGGTGGGTCTGAAAGCTAAGCTTGAGGGCACCCCTCCTCTGGGCATGTTTCCCCTCACCTTGGCCAAAAACCTAGGGTTGTCGTTCCTTAGCCTCCAGGACTTTCCACCCGCTCAGCGTCTGGGGCCGGATGGCTGCTGGGACAACTTGACCAACCCAAGGGTGTTCAAGCTGTCTAGGGTGCCCACCCTGGCCACCGATGCCCTGGTCAATGGGGGAATGGATGGGTCCATTTTGGGCATGGATCTTGCCACCCTGGCCCCCTCTGAACAGCCTGGTAAACTCAGCGAAGTGCTGAAGGGTTACTACAACCATGTCCTGGAGGGGCAAGACCTGGGGGTTGTATCCAGCCACATCAGCCCCAAGCGTAGAGAGATTTCCCAAGCCCTGCTGGGCACCCTGGACACCCAGAGGCAAGTGATGGAGACCCTATACCTGGTGTGGAGGCTGGAGGACACTCAGTGGATAGCCAAGGATACAGGGGTGGAAAAAGCAGTGAGAGACGGAATGCTGGAATTTGTCCACAGATACTGGG acTGCCCTCCCATCATCCCACGGTGTCAGTGGGGGGCGGCACCCTACCGAGGGTCTCCCTTCCCTCTTGCCCTGCCCCTCCCCTTCCTGTATATCCACCACACCTACGAGCCAGACAGGCCCTGTCACTCCTTCAGGCAGTGCTCCAGGAGCATGAGGGCCATGCAGCGCTTCCACCAAGAAGACCGCGGCTGGGCCGACATCGGATATAG TTTTGTGGTGGGTTCTGACGGGTACATCTACGAGGGGCGCGGCTGGCATCACCTTGGCACCCACACCAAGGGGCAGAACCCTTATGGTTACGGCGTGGCCTTCATTGgcaactactcctcctctctgccctcacGCCACGCCCTGGATCTGGTGCGCCAACACCTGGCCAAGTGTGCAGTGGATGGCGGGCGCCTGCAGGCCAACTTCACCCTCCATGGGCACCGGCAGCTGGTGGACACCTCATGTCCAGGAGACGCCCTCTACTCAGAGATCAGGGGCTGGGAGCACTTTGGG GAAACCAGCTCATCGAGAAATAAGGACCAGTGA